Genomic segment of Paenibacillus sp. FSL R5-0912:
AGAAAAAAAACACCGCTTCTGCTCGGGTAGGGCGAAAGCGGTGCTGCTTCATTACTTGTGGATGCTAAGGTATACATCCAGCGCCGTATTCAGGAAATTCTCAATTTCCTCACGGGACTTACGAAGCTTATTCACGAATCTGACCAGTTCCCGTCCATCGGTATACGCGACAAAGCTCGGAATGCCCAGAATATTCTGTTCCTGGCTGACGTCGCCTACGGCATCGACATCCACTTCAACGAGTGTGAGGCGGTCACTATATTTCAGTTCCACATCCGGCATAAACGGATCCATGAATTTGCAATCCGAGCACCAATCCGCCTTGAATACCGCCACCGTTAAGCGCGGAGATTGTATTGACACCTGAAACTCAGCAGGAGAACTAATTTTGTCCATCTATTAACCATCCTTTCTCATTTAACCGTTACCCATGACTCTTCTCTAAGTGAAGCAAAATGTACGGAATAAGTCAAATAAAAAAGACAAAATAAGACAATGATCACAGCTTTATTCGTTTGCACGCACATGCGCCGGCTGCAGCTTCATTAGAGGATTCAGCAGTTTGCGCAGCGGACGCGGGTAACCTGCGATTTCCTGGCTGCTCAGTACGCCCAGAACAATCAACAGTACCAGATAAATGATAACCACGGCAGTTCCAACCACCAGACATGTAATCAGGAATGCCAGTCTTGCCGGCATCAGATGAGTCAGCATAATCCCCGCTTCATTGAGGCCATAGCCGATCCCGGCCGATGCGAGTACAGCGATTGAGAATCCGCCCCAGCGTTTGCCGAGAATTTCGAAGGGAATGATCTTTTTGAGCATCCGCAGATTAAGCAGCGTAATGACAATGAAGCACAGGGCCGTAGAGCCGATGATGCCATAGATGCCGAATAGCTGGCTGAACAGGAAGTTGGAAGCGAACTTCACGATAATCCCGATAAGCACGTAATACATCGAAATCCGCGACTTACCCATCCCAAGCAGAATAGAGTTCGTAGTCATCATAGTGATTTGAAAAATAGTCCCCAGCGTCAGCATCGCTACAATCCCGCTGCCGTCCAGACTGCTGAAGATCAGTCCATTGACTGAATATGCCGCCACAACGAGAGAGAGTACAATTGGTGTGCCGGTAAGAATGGAAATACGCATAGCCAGGGTAACCTGGCGTTTCAGATGCTGTTCATCTTTGCGGGCGTACGCCGCTGAAATAATCGGAATGAGCGACGTACTAAGCGCGATAGACAACACCGGCGGGATACCCGCTATACTCTGTGCACGGCTGCCGAATATCCCCAGGGCCCGGGTAGCTTCCTCCATTCCGATCCGGCCGCTGAGCAGCGGTACAATAAAGGAAGTATCGATAAAGTTCACAACAGGTACTGTGATCGAAGATAATACAATTGGAATGGACAGTTTGAAAATATCTTTATATATTCCAAGTAACGGAAGGCGTGCCTCATTCGATTCATAAAGAGCAATCTGCTCCTCGCTGCGGCGCATCTTCATCGCGTAATACAGCATAACACCGAAAGCGCCGACACTCCCGAGCACACTGCCGAAAGAAGCGCCTGCAGCCATCCATGTGTTGCTGTAGCCTTGGCGCAGCAGAATAAAAGCCAGCAGAATTGCCGTCGATACCCGGGCAATCTGCTCAATAATCTGTGAGATACCTCCGGCCATCATATTATTGCGCCCCTGGAAATAACCGCGCATCATCGCGATTGCGGGGAACAGCAGCAGCGCCGGGGCAATCGCCCGGATGGCCAGCGTACTCTCAGGAACTTTGGTGTACTCCGCATAATACGGAGCGGCTATGTACAGTATTGTACTCATTACAACACCTACAACAGCTGCAAAGATAAGGGCGGCACGGTATACCTGCTGTGCTTCATGCGGACGGTTCAGAGCATAACGCTCTGATACCATTTTGCTCAGCGTGCTGGGTATTCCTGCGGTCGCCAGCGGAAGGAGCAGCAGATACACATTGTTAGCCTGAGTAAAGGATGCATTCCCTATATCATTGAATAGATGTTCCAGCGGCACCCGCTGGGCAAGTCCAAGGATGCGGGCCACAAGTGCGGCCGCAGCCAGAATAAGCGTGCCTTTAACAAAAGATTCTTTCTTATTGGACAAGCTGTTTCGCCTTCTTCACAATAAATTTAATACCGTCCGATCCAGATAAAGAAGAGGACAACCATAACAATTTGCAGAATAATTTTGACTACGGTACTGCTGAATAGCCCCAGCAAGGAGCCGAAGCTGACCTTGACCGCCTTACCCGGCTTAGAGCCTGCAATCAGTTCACCGACAAAGGCCCCGAGGAACGGGCCGATCAGCAGACCAAAGGCCGGAATAAGAAAGGGGCCAATAATCAAGCCGATCGTGCTGCCGATGACGGACGCCCGTGAGCCGCCGAACTTTTTGACACCCCAGGCCCCGACTACATAATCGGCAACGAACAGAACCACCACAATCAATGTCTGGGCAATCCAGAACCAGGGACCGAAGGGGTCGAAGGAAAAGAACCAGCCGTATACGAAGAAGGCCAGATAAATCGCCAGCGCGCCCGGCAGGATTGGATATACCGCTCCTGCCAGCCCTACTGCAAACAAAGCAATGATCAGAATCCAACCCAGGATCGTCAATTCCTTCAACTCCTCAAGTTTTGATAGCAATAAAAGAACTCCAAAAGGTGTCGCTCGTAACTGCGGTGAATGTTTGAACTTCCGGCCGCTGTTGTCCCCAGATTTCTTGATTAATACCGCTCTGCGCGGTGGAAATCCGGTGACAAAGGCGGACGCTACCGCTCCTACAGTTTCAAACTTCCCCTCCGTTACTCCCACCAATTGTTGTCTTTCAGATCAAGCTATAAAAAATTTGATAATCCCAAACTCATTACTACATCTACTAAGCCTGCTTAGAAATTCTACCAGCCGAGGTTCCGGCCTCCGACAGAATATACTTCTCGATCACTTCCGCGATCCCGTCATTATTATTCGTAGCCACAACAGCATCGGCTTCCTGCTTAACGGTCTCCTGGGCATTGCCCATCGCTACGCCGAATCCGGCCTGCTGGATGGCCGCCAGATCATTCAGACTGTCGCCGACGGCCACAACCTGGGACATGTTAATGCCGAGAAGCTTGCAGACTTCCAGAATGCCGGATGCCTTGTTAACGCCAAGCGGATTAATCTCCAGATTGAACGGCGAGGAATTCGTGATCTCCAGCCCGCCCAGCTCCTGCAGACGCATCAGCAGCTTATGGCGGATATTATTATCCTCGGTAGAATAACCGAACTTCAGCCATTCCCTGCTGTCAATTTCGCCGTCCCAGGTGTCGCGGTTGTATACTTCATCCACCGAATATGCCCAGAACCAGATATCGAACTCTTCGGCAATCTTATGCATCTGTTTGACCAGTTCCACATCCATCAGGGACCGGCGGTACAGCTCCCCCGGTGCGCGCCATACTTCACTTCCGTTTACCATAATCATCGGGGTCTCCAGGCCAAGCTGTACGGCATAAGGCATCGCACTCCGGGACGAACGTCCGGTAGACAGGCAGACATGTACGCCGGCATTCATCGCTTTTTTGATCCATTCCACCGTTTTGGGGGTAATTTTCTGTTCATCATTCAGTAGGGTTCCATCCATATCCAATGCAAGCAGGCGGTATTTGGCAGTCATTTGCCACCCCTCCATTCTTGTATGTCTCCCGTTCGGGAGCTGTGTATTTGTCAATCAGGCTACGGCGGTTCGTCAGTTTGTGTTTACGGCCTCTCCATTGGCCGGATCTGCAGTCTTCACATTTTTCTTCGGGTTGCCATCCAGCCCGTACTCCCAGTCATACGCATCGAATATTTTACGCGCGACCGGCGCGGCACTGTTGGAGCCGAACCCGCCTTCAGGGATGACCACGGCAACTGCTAACTTAGGATTATTACGCGGGGCAAAAGCAATAAATACCCCGTTATCACGTAGTTCCCCTTTACCCAGCTGTTGGGAGGTACCTGTCTTACGGGCAAAATCATAAGGGAAATCCGTAAATGCAGTAACCTTACTGTTCATGCCCTGTTTGATTTCTTTCCAGAAGGACGGGTCAAAGGTCGTTACCTCATCCAGCACCTCGCGCTCAAACTTTTTGACCACATTGCCTTCAGAGTCGGTGATCTTGCTGACCAGCTGCGGCTTAATGCGCACACCTTCATTGGCAAGCGTGGAAGCGTACTGTGCCAGCTGCAGCACCGTATAACGGCCCTGCTGCCCGAAGGAGGCATAGACCAGTGCGGCTTGCGCACTGCCCGCTGCCTTGATATCGGTATAGTTAATCTGTCCCAGATACTCATTCGGAAGCCCGCTCTGTGTGGAGACGCCGAGGCCGAACTCCTTCATATACTTATCCCAAACTTCAATCCCCTCGCCCTTATATTGCTCATAAAGCTTCTTGCCGACCATATCCACCATGAATACGTTGGAGGAATCCTCAATCGCTTTGGCCGGGTCCATTGGACCGTAGACATGTCCGGAGGAATTGCGTACGGAGGATTTGTCATCCTTACCGAAATAAGCGATCCCTTTATCATTATACCGGTAAGAGGTGCTGAAGAATCCTTCGTTCAAGCCCACAAGCACACTCAGCGGCTTAATGGTTGACCCCAGTAATACGGTAGAACCGAATCCATGGCCGGACATCCCCGAAGAATACGGAGTAATCGTCCCATTCTGATAGTTACCCATAATTTTATTCCAAGTATCGGAATCCAGCTTCTCCGCCGTCCAGACATTGGTATCATAATCCGGCATACTGGCCATGGCAACAATATTGCCTGTATCCACTTCCATGGCTACGGCATAACCCGTCAGTGCATCGGGGTGGGTTTTGCCCTGTACAGCATGACTGTGCAGCCAGCTGATCTGCTCCGTAATGGCCTCTTCCGTCTTGAGCTGGACGTTCTTATTAATCGACATCCAGACATCATTACCCTTGACCGGCGGCACAACCTCTTCAACCTTCTCGGCCATATTCTGCGGATTCACTGAAATGACCTGATAACCATTCTTGCCGCGCAGCTCCCGCTGATATTGCAGCTCCAGACCGTCAAAGCCGACAAACTCATCATCTTTATAGTTCAGGCCGGGATCGGCATCGATCTTCTTCATTGCGTTCTGTATGTTCTTATAGATATTAAGTGTACTGGACGATTTGAAGGGCTTGATATACCCGACTGTCTGCACAGCAACCGTGTCCTTGTCATAATGCCGCACGCCTTCTTCAACAATCTCAAGACCTGGGAACTCGCTTTTATGCTCCATGAAATAAGCAACTTCCTGGGTGGTAAGACCGGATTTAATCTTGCGTGCCATATAACCCGAATATTTTTTGAAATATAAATCCAATGAAGTAATCACATTATTCACCGTCAGC
This window contains:
- a CDS encoding thioredoxin family protein, with the translated sequence MDKISSPAEFQVSIQSPRLTVAVFKADWCSDCKFMDPFMPDVELKYSDRLTLVEVDVDAVGDVSQEQNILGIPSFVAYTDGRELVRFVNKLRKSREEIENFLNTALDVYLSIHK
- a CDS encoding putative polysaccharide biosynthesis protein, whose product is MSNKKESFVKGTLILAAAALVARILGLAQRVPLEHLFNDIGNASFTQANNVYLLLLPLATAGIPSTLSKMVSERYALNRPHEAQQVYRAALIFAAVVGVVMSTILYIAAPYYAEYTKVPESTLAIRAIAPALLLFPAIAMMRGYFQGRNNMMAGGISQIIEQIARVSTAILLAFILLRQGYSNTWMAAGASFGSVLGSVGAFGVMLYYAMKMRRSEEQIALYESNEARLPLLGIYKDIFKLSIPIVLSSITVPVVNFIDTSFIVPLLSGRIGMEEATRALGIFGSRAQSIAGIPPVLSIALSTSLIPIISAAYARKDEQHLKRQVTLAMRISILTGTPIVLSLVVAAYSVNGLIFSSLDGSGIVAMLTLGTIFQITMMTTNSILLGMGKSRISMYYVLIGIIVKFASNFLFSQLFGIYGIIGSTALCFIVITLLNLRMLKKIIPFEILGKRWGGFSIAVLASAGIGYGLNEAGIMLTHLMPARLAFLITCLVVGTAVVIIYLVLLIVLGVLSSQEIAGYPRPLRKLLNPLMKLQPAHVRANE
- a CDS encoding DUF456 domain-containing protein; its protein translation is MTILGWILIIALFAVGLAGAVYPILPGALAIYLAFFVYGWFFSFDPFGPWFWIAQTLIVVVLFVADYVVGAWGVKKFGGSRASVIGSTIGLIIGPFLIPAFGLLIGPFLGAFVGELIAGSKPGKAVKVSFGSLLGLFSSTVVKIILQIVMVVLFFIWIGRY
- a CDS encoding Cof-type HAD-IIB family hydrolase is translated as MTAKYRLLALDMDGTLLNDEQKITPKTVEWIKKAMNAGVHVCLSTGRSSRSAMPYAVQLGLETPMIMVNGSEVWRAPGELYRRSLMDVELVKQMHKIAEEFDIWFWAYSVDEVYNRDTWDGEIDSREWLKFGYSTEDNNIRHKLLMRLQELGGLEITNSSPFNLEINPLGVNKASGILEVCKLLGINMSQVVAVGDSLNDLAAIQQAGFGVAMGNAQETVKQEADAVVATNNNDGIAEVIEKYILSEAGTSAGRISKQA
- a CDS encoding peptidoglycan D,D-transpeptidase FtsI family protein; its protein translation is MSVFRKQASPPDEKDSKSSLGLRLNVFFFSTFVIFCVIIIRLAVVQFVEGPKLTEVETSRDTKSVPLASIRGAIRAAGGEEIAYSTSVQSLYITLTKEYTAKAVDKETGISALKPESRANAYALATRLVEEFDKHGDPDGEKLTVNNVITSLDLYFKKYSGYMARKIKSGLTTQEVAYFMEHKSEFPGLEIVEEGVRHYDKDTVAVQTVGYIKPFKSSSTLNIYKNIQNAMKKIDADPGLNYKDDEFVGFDGLELQYQRELRGKNGYQVISVNPQNMAEKVEEVVPPVKGNDVWMSINKNVQLKTEEAITEQISWLHSHAVQGKTHPDALTGYAVAMEVDTGNIVAMASMPDYDTNVWTAEKLDSDTWNKIMGNYQNGTITPYSSGMSGHGFGSTVLLGSTIKPLSVLVGLNEGFFSTSYRYNDKGIAYFGKDDKSSVRNSSGHVYGPMDPAKAIEDSSNVFMVDMVGKKLYEQYKGEGIEVWDKYMKEFGLGVSTQSGLPNEYLGQINYTDIKAAGSAQAALVYASFGQQGRYTVLQLAQYASTLANEGVRIKPQLVSKITDSEGNVVKKFEREVLDEVTTFDPSFWKEIKQGMNSKVTAFTDFPYDFARKTGTSQQLGKGELRDNGVFIAFAPRNNPKLAVAVVIPEGGFGSNSAAPVARKIFDAYDWEYGLDGNPKKNVKTADPANGEAVNTN